A window from Malassezia japonica chromosome 1, complete sequence encodes these proteins:
- the PRP4 gene encoding non-specific serine/threonine protein kinase (COG:T; EggNog:ENOG503NU45) yields the protein MAPPVIQVRFLGTSTTPLPTRNYSSLLVKIDKHAVMVDCGEGTQRQLFRSSVHAETKLTQIQSILITHLHPDHILGLVPMMFTMMGLSAPAGRDDKPRLELYGPLGLRAHLRTTLSTCYATLSSNYVVHELLWPGQPEYPHDIPHGAPPVFRYVEGDQALPENVRGQERILPLMPPHPNELPGRNIRMDEATCTWPEIGTIAHTGITVSAAPITHRCPTLGYVLTEPLSASQSISPRDLAQLDSNTEALFESQGIRNPRVLLSGLLRSREPLHLPDGSVLYPPPLDRPGRKLCILGDTSDATADLVALDGGRPAGALRGMLDLARGADLLVHECTYASMSDEDMQHAKNTSEAHAKRLQSALLEVDEAETRALSRGHSTPRIAGSFAGLIGARRIALNHFSARIPAPIVATNAPLVAEDQLAPGANYDESLQRFHVMREIERQVTMHWHNTLRREHSGAPCDERATAAYDGLALDVPPQKRKDLDSIYDYEEEPSDEQRLIEERRKRRREILAKHQSAQTGDAPKGNLPTDAPKGDLPTDAPADAPPVSPPALALHKSARHAEALATDQPAEQGAAAPDLSGIEAPKPAVDDCDEYVEIEVDDDDGLVDDMFDLDDTPKPKKTIRVRKDAVPTKAPARTAEPTQTAVGLQDNWDDPDGYYRVILGEKLDKGRYQVFAILGRGMFSGVVRARDLHHNSREVAIKIVRRQETMYKAGMKEIHTLEQLAVQDPDDKKHIVRLYGHFEHRGHLCMVFESLSLNLREIVKRFGKDVGLSLQAVRTYSQQVLVALAHLRHENIMHADIKPDNIMVNETKTLLKLCDLGSASSTNEMEITPYLVSRFYRAPEIILGQPYGCEMDMWSVGCTLYELATGKILFPGKTNNHMLLLMQQLKGRPAAKQLKKCQFAEKHFEDNNTFLSIETDKSTGQELIRRVNTSQPTETLRMRMLPGNTAKELSVDELRQTQQLIDLLNRMLELDPAKRITPLEALAHPFVRAI from the exons ATGGCGCCCCCGGTGATCCAGGTGCGGTTCCTCGGAACGAGCACGACACCTCTGCCTACGCGCAACTACTCGAG CCTGCTGGTAAAAATCGATAAGCATGCCGTGATGGT CGACTGTGGCGagggcacgcagcgccagctctTTCGCAGCTCGGTGCACGCCGAGACGAAGCTGACGCAGATCCAGTCGATCCTTATTACCCATCTGCATCCCGATC AcatcctcggcctcgtcccGATGATGTTTACCATGATGGGCCTCAGTGCACCTGCGGGGCGCGACGACAagccgcgcctcgagctgtaCGGCCCGCTGGgcctgcgcgcgcacctgcgcacgacgctTTCGACGTGCTATGCCACGCTGAGCTCAAACTATGTCGTCCACGAGCTCTTGTGGCCGGGGCAGCCAGAGTACCCCCACGATAttccgcacggcgcgccgccggtctTTCGGTacgtcgagggcgaccaggcgctgccGGAGAATGTGCGGGGGCAGGAGCGCATCCTCCCACTGATGCCCCCGCACCCGAACGAGCTCCCTGGGCGGAATATCCGCatggacgaggcgacgtGCACCTGGCCCGAAATTGGCACCATTGCGCACACCGGCATCACggtcagcgccgcgccaatTACGCATCGCTGCCCTACGCTTGGCTACGTACTTACAGAGCCGCTTAGTGCGTCGCAGTCCATCTCGCCAAgggacctcgcgcagctcgactcGAACACCGAGGCACTGTTCGAGTCACAAGGCATCCGCAATCCCCGCGTGCTCTTGTCGGGtctgctgcgcagccgcgaGCCACTGCACCTGCCGGACGGCTCTGTGCTGTACCCCCCTCCTCTGGATCGGCCGGGGCGCAAGCTGTGCATCCTCGGTGACACGAGCGACGCCACGGCTGATTTAGTCGccctcgacggcggccggccggccggcgcgctgcgcggcatgctcgacctcgcgcgcggcgcagactTGCTCGTCCACGAGTGCACATATGCCTCGATGAGCGACGAGGATATGCAGCACGCCAAAAACACGTCGGAAGCGCATGCAAAACGCCTCCAGagtgcgctgctcgaggtggaTGAGGCAGAGACTCgcgcgctctcgcgcgggcactcgacgccgcgcatcgccggcTCGTTTGCAGGGCTCATTGGGGCACGCAGAATCGCGTTGAACCACTTTTCCGCGCGCATTCCTGCCCCAATTGTCGCGACCAACGCGCCGctggtcgccgaggaccagctggcgccgggcgccaaCTACGACGAATCGCTACAGCGTTTCCATGTGATGCGCGAGATCGAGCGCCAAGTCACGATGCACTGGCACAATaccctgcgccgcgagcactcgggcgcgccttgcgacgagcgcgcgacAGCCGCCTAcgacggcctcgcgctcgacgttCCCCCGC agaagcgcaaggaccTTGATAGTATCTATGACTACGAAGAggagccgagcgacgagcagcgcctgattgaagagcgccgcaagcgccggcGTGAAATTCTCGCCAAGCACCAGAGCGCACAGACTGGGGATGCGCCCAAGGGCAACCtgccgaccgacgcgcccaAGGGCGACCtgccgaccgacgcgccagctgacgcgccgcccgttTCGCCGCCCGCACTGGCACTGCACAAGAGTGCGCGccatgccgaggcgctcgcaaCCGACCAGCCGGCGGAGCAaggtgccgcggcgcccgaccTCTCTGGCATCGAGGCGCCAAAGCCGGCGGTCGACGATTGCGACGAGTACGTCGAGATTGaagtcgacgacgacgacggcctGGTCGACGATATGTTTGACCTGGATGATACCCCCAAACCCAAAAAGACGATCCGCGTGCGGAAGGATGCGGTTCCGACCAAAGCGCCCGCACGGACGGCGGAGCCTACGCAGACGGCCGTCGGCCTCCAAGACAACTGGGACGACCCTGATGGGTACTACCGTGTGATCCTTGGCGAGAAGCTCGACAAGGGGCGGTACCAGGTCTTTGCGatcctcggccgcggcatgTTCTCCGGCGTCGTACGTGCACGCGATCTGCACCACAACAGCCGCGAAGTGGCAATCAAAATTGTGCGGCGTCAAGAGACGATGTACAAGGCCGGCATGAAAGAGATccacacgctcgagcagctaGCCGTGCAGGACCCCGACGACAAGAAGCACATTGTGCGACTGTACGGCCACTTTGAGCACCGCGGCCACCTGTGCATGGTATTCGAGTCGCTGAGTCTCAACCTGCGCGAGATTGTTAAGCGCTTTGGCAAAGACGTCGGGCTGAGTCTGCAGGCTGTGCGCACCTATTCGCagcaggtcctcgtcgcgctcgcgcacctgcgccacGAAAATATCATGCATGCGGACATCAAACCCGACAACATCATGGTCAATGAGACCAAGACCCTCTTGAAGCTCTGTGATCTCGGCTCGGCTTCGAGTACAAACGAAATGGAAATCACGCCGTACCTCGTCAGTCGGTTCTACCGCGCGCCCGAGATCATCCTGGGCCAGCCGTACGGATGCGAGATGGACATGTGGTCGGTGGGGTGTACGCTCTACGAACTGGCTACCGGCAAGATCCTCTTTCCCGGCAAGACGAACAACCACATGCTGCTGCTGATGCAGCAGCTCAAAGGGCGCCCTGCTGCCAAGCAGCTCAAAAAGTGCCAGTTTGCCGAGAAGCACTTTGAGGACAACAACACGTTCCTCAGCATCGAGACGGACAAGAGCACCGGACAGGAGCTCATCCGCCGCGTGAATACCAGCCAGCCgaccgagacgctgcgcatgcgcatGCTGCCTGGCAACACGGCCAAGGAGCTcagcgtcgacgagctccggCAGACGCAGCAGCTCATCGATCTTCTGAACCGCATGCTGGAACTCGACCCAGCGAAGCGCatcacgccgctcgaggcgctcgcgcacccCTTCGTCCGCGCGATCTAA
- the DBP2 gene encoding RNA helicase (EggNog:ENOG503NW4Z; COG:A), protein MSYGRGDYGNGGGYGGGYGGGGYGGGGGGYGGGGYGGGGYSNGGGYGGGYGGGYGGGGYGGGRGGGFGGGGGRGGDNLGANLQKVSWDQTELTPFEKSFYVEDPRVSERSDREVEEFRRSKEMTLQGNNIPKPVETFEEAGYPDYILSEINKLGFSAPSSIQSQAWPIALSGRDLVAIAETGSGKTIGFALPSFVHIKAQPPLKYGDGPIALILAPTRELAVQIQTECNRFAGASRVRTAAVYGGVPKGPQIRDIQRGAEIVIATPGRLIDMLEMGKTNLSRVTYLVMDEADRMLDMGFEPQIRKIIEQVRPDRQTLMFSATWPKEVQRLARDFLNEYIQVNIGSTELAANHNVKQVIEVCTDFEKRGRLVKYLDQISQENGKVIIFTGTKRIADELTKFLRQDGWPSLAIHGDKEQRERDWVLSEFKSGRSPIMVATAVASRGLDVKDISYVINFDFPTNTEDYIHQIGRTGRAGSKGTAITFFTTADTKNARELVSILREAKQDVPPELDEMVVYRGGGRGGRGRGRGGFRGRYGGGGGGRGPASSGANNISVGSRW, encoded by the exons ATGTCTTACGGACGCGGTGACTACGGCAACGGCGGCGGCTACGGTGGTGGCTACGGTGGCGGCGGCTAcggcggtggcggcggtggctacggcggtggcggctacggcggcggcggctacagcaacggcggcggctacggcggcggctacggcggcggctacggcggcggcggctacggcggcggtcgtggcggcggcttcggcggcggcggcggtcgcggtGGCGACAACCTCGGCGCCAACCTGCAAAAGGTCAGCTGGGACCAGACCGAGCTCACGCCCTTTGAAAAGAGCTTTTACGTCGAGGACCCGCGCGTTTCGGAGCGTTCTGaccgcgaggtcgaggagtTCCGTCGCTCGAAGGAGATGACGCTGCAGGGCAACAACATCCCCAAGCCCGTGGAGACGTTCGAAGAGGCTGGATACCCCGACTACATTCTGTCCGAGATCAACAAGCTCGGCTTTTCTGCTCCCTCGTCGATTCAGTCGCAGGCGTGGCCGATCGCGCTGAGCGGTcgcgacctcgtcgcgatTGCCGAGACTGGTTCGGGTAAGACGATCGGTTTCGCGCTGCCCAGCTTTGTGCACATCAAGGCGCAGCCTCCGCTGAAGTACGGCGACGGCCCCATTGCGCTGATcctcgcgccgacgcgtgAGCTCGCCGTGCAGATCCAGACGGAGTGCAACCGTTTCGCTGGTGCGAGCCGTGTGCGTACGGCCGCTGTGTACGGTGGTGTGCCCAAGGGCCCCCAGATCCGCGACATCCAGCGTGGTGCCGAGATTGTGATTGCGACGCCGGGTCGTCTGATCGACATGCTCGAGATGGGCAAGACGAACCTGAGCCGCGTCACCTACCTCGTGATGGATGAGGCTGACCGCATGCTCGATATGGGTTTCGAGCCGCAGATCCGCAAGATTATCGAGCAGGTGCGGCCGGACCGCCAGACGCTCATGTTCTCGGCTACGTGGCCGAAGGAGGTGCAGCGTCTTGCTCGCGACTTTTTGAATGAGTACATTCAGGTCAACATTGGTTCGACGGAGCTTGCCGCGAACCACAACGTGAAGCAGGTCATCGAGGTGTGCACCGACTTCGAGAAGCGTGGCCGCCTCGTCAAGTACCTCGACCAGATCAGCCAGGAGAACGGCAAGGTGATCATCTTTACGGGAACGAAGCGCATTGCGGATGAGCTTACCAAGTTCCTCCGCCAGGACGGTTGGCCTTCGCTGGCAATCCACGGTGACAAGGAGCAGCGTGAGCGTGACTGGGTTCTGAGCGAGTTCAAGTCGGGCCGCAGCCCGATTATGGTGGCGACGGCCGTTGCCTCGCGTGGTTTGG ATGTCAAGGACATTAGCTACGTGATCAACTTCGACTTCCCGACCAACACGGAGGACTACATCCACCAGATTGGTCGTACGGGTCGTGCGGGCAGCAAGGGTACTGCCATCACCTTCTTCACCACGGCGGACACCAAGAACgcccgcgagctcgtctcgattctgcgcgaggccaagcAGGACGTCCCGccggagctcgacgagatggTCGTGTACCGCGGCGGTGGTcgtggcggccgcggccgcggccgcggtggCTTCCGTGGCCGctacggcggcggcggcggcggccgtggcccCGCCAGCTCGGGCGCCAACAACATCAGCGtcggctcgcgctggtAA
- the APN2 gene encoding DNA-(apurinic or apyrimidinic site) lyase (COG:L; EggNog:ENOG503NUNY), translating into MRVVCWNVNGLRTLKGFQPWYKLASWEACLEELGADIACFQEVKMTRKQLQYSMCVMDKYEAFYDLHPLRGYAGTATYVRKDICIPVEAQMGITGVGQRRIGGEAEATCASLSPDLYAALDAEGRSVVLDCGLFVLINVYAPNETGPERVEYKMAFYHALEERVRQLIDQGREVIVVGDMNAVVHPQDHCEGAQLVGEQEQAEFMQHPARQWIRALLAKDTGLLIDITRARQPDRKKMYTCWNTLIDARPANYGTRLDYTLISPGLLPWVVHADIQPEIYGSDHCPVFLELKDTIETDKGVERLVDRMHGLQGTSPGTVPRLAASELDEFSARKQPKLAAMFGAQRPAQPSLTSFFGAKEPKRPKSPSPPPKESQEAKRQRLAMLTPMPSDRQPEAAAQWNTLFTPQPPPLCTMHREPAKSWIVNKPGVNQGRKFWLCSRPVGPGYEGNKSSRAQDGPSLAYRCDYFAWDSDVKKKRPKD; encoded by the exons ATGCGCGTCGTGTGTTGGAACGTGAAtgggctgcgcacgctcaagGGGTTCCAGCCATGGTACAAGCTCGCGTCGTGGGAGGCgtgcctcgaggagctgggGGCAGACATTGCGTGTTTTCAAGAGGTGAAAATGACGCGGAAACAGCTGCAGTATAGCATGTGTGTGATGGACAAGTACGAAGCGTTTTATGACTTGCATCCCCTCAGGGGGTACGCAGGCACCGCGACCTACGTACGCAAGGATATTTGCATTCCAGTCGAGGCCCAAATGGGCATTACGGGGGTGGGGCAACgccgcatcggcggcgaggcagAGGCGACGTGTGCATCGCTGTCGCCGGACCTCTACGCGGCACTCGACGCAGAGGGACGGAGCGTCGTGCTGGACTGCGGCCTGTTTGTCCTCATCAACGTCTATGCACCAAATGAGACGGGGCCGGAGCGCGTGGAGTACAA AATGGCGTTCTACCATGCTTTGGAAGAGCGCGTACGCCAGCTCATCGACCAGGGCCGCGAGGTGATAGTCGTGGGGGATATGAACGCCGTTGTGCATCCCCAGGATCATTGCGAGGGTGCGCAGCTGGTGGGAGAGCAAGAGCAGGCCGAGTTTATGCAGCATCCCGCTCGCCAGTGGATCCGGGCGCTCCTCGCAAAGGACACAGGGCTCCTCATTGACATTACACGAGCCAGGCAGCCGGATCGGAAAAAGATGTATACGTGCTGGAATACGCTCATCGACGCACGCCCGGCAAACTACGGAACGCGCCTCGACTATACACTTATCTCGCCAGGCCTCCTTCCTTGGGTGGTCCATGCGGATATCCAGCCCGAAATTTACGGCTCGGATCACTGCCCCGTCTTTCTTGAGCTCAAGGACACGATCGAGACGGACAAGGGGGTCGAGCGGCTGGTCGACCGCATGCATGGCCTCCAAGGCACGTCGCCAGGGaccgtgccgcgcctcgccgcatCCGAACTCGACGAATTCTCTGCACGCAAACAGCCGAAACTCGCAGCGATGTTTGGCGCACAGC GCCCTGCGCAGCCGAGTCTCACGAGCTTCTTTGGCGCAAAAGAGCCGAAACGCCCCAaatcgccgtcgccgccccCCAAAGAGTCGCAGGAGGccaagcgccagcgcctcgcgatgctcacgccgatgccgagcgaccGGCAGCCCGAGGCCGCAGCACAGTGGAATACGCTTTTTACGCCGCAACCCCCTCCATTGTGCACGATGCACCGCGAGCCGGCCAAGTCGTGGATCGTAAATAAGCCCGGCGTGAACCAGGGTCGAAAGTTTTGGCTATGTTCGCGCCCGGTCGGACCTGGGTACGAAGGCAACAAGTCGTCGCGGGCGCAGGATGGGCCGTCGCTGGCGTACCGCTGCGACTATTTTGCGTGGGACTCGGACGTAAAGAAGAAGCGACCCAAGGACTAG
- the QRI7 gene encoding N(6)-L-threonylcarbamoyladenine synthase (EggNog:ENOG503P0XE; COG:O), which yields MLQGSGRCWTRHARRGVRALATARPRILLGIESSCDDSCASVVTSDRKILSSVVLNQDHADTEGIHPLHAARGHHTNVPLAIARALKEADVPTSELDGIAVTQGPGMPGCLAVGMAAGKTLSTVLSKPIVYVHHMRAHALTPLLTEESPPTFPFLTLLVSGGHTLLVLAHTLDRFQVLATTLDDSVGNTFDKFARGLELGWQSAPGALVEKLAAEHTDAEAEELPKIMLGAPSFS from the coding sequence ATGCTTCAGGGCAGCGGTCGCTGCTGgacgcggcacgcgcggcggggtgtgcgcgccttggcgaccGCGCGGCCACGTATCCTGCTCGGGATCGAGAGCTCGTGCGATGACTCGTGTGCGTCTGTCGTCACGTCCGATCGGAAAATTTTGTCGTCGGTCGTTCTCAATCAGGATCACGCCGACACGGAAGGCATCCATCCGCTGCATGCCGCGCGTGGGCACCACACCAACGTCCCGCTTGCGattgcgcgtgcgctcaaAGAGGCAGATGTGCCTACATCTGAGCTCGATGGGATTGCCGTGACACAGGGGCCGGGCATGCCGGGgtgcctcgccgtcggcatGGCCGCCGGCAAGACGCTCAGTACGGTCCTGTCGAAGCCCATTGTCTATGTGCACCACatgcgagcgcacgccctgACGCCCCTCTTGACCGAGGAATCGCCACCTACATTTCCCTTCCTGACACTGCTCGTATCCGGCGGACATACCCTCCTTGTCCTTGCGCATACCCTCGACCGCTTCCAGGTCCTTGCAACGACACTTGACGATTCGGTGGGGAATACATTCGACAAGTTTGCGCGtggcctcgagctgggATGGCAGagtgcgccgggcgcgctcgtcgagaagCTCGCTGCTGAGCACACGGATGCAGAGGCAGAAGAATTGCCCAAAATCATGCTGGGCGCGCCCAGCTTTTCCTAG
- a CDS encoding uncharacterized protein (COG:J; EggNog:ENOG503P8XA) has protein sequence MSLFPALRSAVRTVSLPRLVYPFGALRHESTLAQGTAQTDNTATTHFRVTLRRSAIGLPKHAGRVLESLGLHKRLQSVYHRQSPDAAGAILAVKELVHVENVRALSAEGEDPVASLDTVWVNASGEVVDAGRVAFKAPKGFRVVGNLVNEERDAELKQQHAAQNVQ, from the coding sequence ATGTCTCTTTTCCCGGCGCTCCGCAGCGCTGTGCGCACCGTGTCGCTTCCGCGACTTGTATACCCCTTTGGTGCCCTCCGCCATGAAAGCACTTTGGCGCAAGGCACCGCCCAGACGGACAACACTGCCACGACGCACTTCCGTGTCACGCTGCGGCGATCTGCCATTGGCCTGCCCAAGCATGCGGGGCGCGTCCTCGAGTCCTTGGGGCTGCACAAGCGTCTACAGAGTGTCTACCATCGCCAGTCCCCcgacgcagccggcgcCATTCTGGCGGTGAaggagctcgtgcacgTGGAGAatgtgcgtgcgctctccgccgagggcgaggaccCGGTGGCGTCCCTCGACACGGTCTGGGTGAATGCCAGCGGCGAGGTGGTCGATGCaggccgcgtcgcgttcAAGGCGCCAAAAGGATTCCGCGTTGTCGGCAATTTGGTCAACGAAGAGCGTGACGCGGAGCTGAagcagcagcacgctgcTCAGAATGTGCAATAG
- the COQ2 gene encoding 4-hydroxybenzoate polyprenyltransferase (COG:H; EggNog:ENOG503NXJY; TransMembrane:6 (i86-106o112-134i154-179o185-203i215-237o279-300i)): MASYTPFLRSAHACTVRATPLYCNMTRPSQATMQPLSLAARCLATSRRVFDKNAPTSASAAEPKVPEPKKFSIKPFMELARVDRPIGSWLLFLPCTWSMTLASHFTGAPVSVWLTNLALFGAGSWIMRGAGCTINDMWDAKIDAKVERTKSRPIASGAITHTQATMFLSLQLAAGLAVLVNLNTYSIILGSAALIPVIIYPSMKRLTNWPQIGMGLAFTWGSMLGWSAIAGSCYWPAVLPLYASTTVWGIAYDTIYAHQDKVDDAKTGVGSTALFFGDYWTKPALVAFSVTWMLLLAYAVNTESPIFPSFTDEEGNDLTWQQWIDLTLATGHPFFAASWLATVAHVAWQIRTVQLNNRADCFAKFCSNRTVGLIIFAGLAADYLYQLAQAPPQSRVASTAQA, encoded by the exons ATGGCGTCGTATACGCCGTTCCTCCGCTCGGCACACGCATgcaccgtgcgcgccacgccgctATACTGCAACATGACACGCCCTAGCCAGGCGACCATGCAGCCTCTGTCGCTTGCGGCACGCTGCCTGGCGACCTCGCGTCGTGTGTTCGACAAGaacgcgccgacgagcgccagcgcggccgagccCAAGGTACCGGAGCCGAAGAAGTTCTCGATCAAGCCGTTTATGGAGCTGGCGCGCGTGGACCGCCCGATTGGCTCCTGGCTTTTGTTCCTTCCGTGCACCTGGTCGATGACGCTGGCGTCGCACTTTaccggcgcgcccgtcTCGGTTTGGCTCACGAACCTGGCGCTGTTCGGCGCGGGCTCGTGGATCATGCGTGGCGCTGGATGCACGATCAATGACATGTGGGATGCCAAGATCGACGCGAAAGTTG AACGCACCAAGAGCCGCCcgatcgcctcgggcgccatTACGCACACGCAGGCGACCATGTTCCTCAGCCTTCAGCTGGCCGCTGGTCTTGCGGTGCTTGTGAACCTGAACACGTACAG TATCATTCTCggaagcgccgcgctgatTCCGGTCATTATCTATCCCTCGATGAAGCGGCTGACCAACTGGCCGCAGATCGGTATGGGTCTGGCCTTTACCTGGGGCTCTATGCTCGGCTGGTCGGCCATCGCCGGCTCGTGCTACTGGCCGGCAGTCCTGCCGCTGTACGCTAGCACGACGGTCTGGGGCATTGCCTACGACACGATTTACGCGCACCAGGACAAGGTGGACGACGCGAAGACTGGCGTGGGTAGCACCGCCCTCTTCTTTGGTGACTACTGGACGAAGCCTGCGCTGGTCGCCTTTTCTGTTACGTGGATGCTTCTGCTAGCCTACGCTGTGAACACCGAGTCGCCCATTTTCCCCTCGTTCACTGACGAGGAGGGCAACGACCTGACGTGGCAGCAGTGGATTGACCTGACGCTTGCTACCGGTCACCCCTTCTTTGCGGCGTCCTGGCTCGCGACGGTCGCCCACGTTGCCTGGCAAATCCGCACCGTGCAGCTGAACAACCGCGCGGACTGCTTTGCCAAGTTCTGCAGCAACCGCACAGTGGGTCTCATCATCTTTGCTGGCCTTGCAGCGGACTATCTGTACCAACTTGCGCAAGCCCCGCCACAGTCCCGCGTTGCATCCACCGCCCAGGCGTAG